From Halanaeroarchaeum sulfurireducens, a single genomic window includes:
- a CDS encoding DUF7523 family protein, whose protein sequence is MSSLAAATREAVDAHPFVRDGLRAGIVNYSAAARFLDVEGGTEAVATALRRYADELPQIASRDGEVRVTMQSGIGRSEGSFLAVAGTSYGECSGPLTAILATGDVDGRFLATVANRLAGAEISLEALGLADESVVVIVDRRDASTALATVEDAATGYS, encoded by the coding sequence ATGTCATCGCTGGCAGCGGCGACGCGCGAGGCAGTGGACGCCCATCCGTTCGTGCGGGATGGATTGCGGGCCGGCATCGTCAACTACTCGGCGGCTGCACGGTTTCTCGATGTCGAGGGCGGCACCGAGGCGGTCGCCACGGCGCTTCGCCGCTACGCCGACGAGCTCCCGCAGATCGCGTCCCGCGATGGGGAGGTGCGTGTCACGATGCAGAGCGGTATCGGACGGAGCGAGGGATCGTTTCTCGCCGTCGCGGGAACGTCGTATGGGGAGTGTTCCGGCCCGCTGACCGCGATCCTGGCTACTGGTGACGTCGATGGGCGGTTTCTCGCGACGGTCGCCAACCGGTTGGCCGGCGCCGAGATTTCGCTCGAAGCGCTGGGTCTGGCGGACGAATCGGTGGTGGTCATCGTGGACCGGAGGGACGCGAGCACGGCTCTGGCGACCGTCGAGGACGCCGCCACCGGTTACAGCTAA
- a CDS encoding DUF7524 family protein, whose protein sequence is MAQTLRVHVNRDEPRSVEPEAPSIDVDGPFDLVLDNHGPSTHVHVHVDDTLATATDIAETNWYVEAGETETIPVAVESIYEVAGRLELSTGYGAEREVVEVTVAAGSGGVEVDDELGTIQPDTDPEPTDIDTYVVGGTFVAIGLVAAVALAFLVEDVAAVLTGLLVIVGAVGASLYLLVSS, encoded by the coding sequence ATGGCCCAAACCCTTCGCGTCCACGTGAACAGGGACGAACCCAGAAGCGTGGAACCGGAGGCACCATCCATCGACGTCGATGGACCGTTCGACCTCGTCCTCGACAATCACGGCCCATCCACACACGTCCACGTCCACGTCGATGACACGCTGGCCACCGCGACGGATATCGCGGAAACGAACTGGTACGTCGAAGCTGGAGAAACCGAGACGATACCGGTGGCGGTGGAATCCATCTACGAGGTCGCTGGGAGGCTCGAACTCTCCACCGGATATGGCGCGGAACGGGAGGTCGTCGAGGTCACCGTTGCCGCGGGGAGCGGCGGCGTCGAAGTCGACGACGAACTCGGGACGATTCAACCGGATACCGACCCCGAACCGACGGATATCGACACGTACGTCGTCGGTGGAACGTTCGTTGCCATCGGCCTCGTCGCCGCCGTCGCCCTGGCATTCCTCGTCGAGGACGTTGCGGCGGTGCTGACCGGGCTCCTCGTCATCGTCGGGGCCGTCGGCGCGTCGCTTTACCTGCTCGTTTCCTCTTGA
- a CDS encoding methytransferase partner Trm112, whose amino-acid sequence MKEDLMDIICCPLDKQTLELSITDEDDGDIIEGTLTCTECGEVYPIEDGIPNLLPPDMREDASA is encoded by the coding sequence GTGAAAGAAGACCTCATGGACATCATTTGCTGCCCGCTCGACAAACAGACCCTCGAGTTATCGATCACTGACGAAGACGACGGGGACATCATCGAGGGGACGCTCACATGCACGGAATGCGGCGAGGTCTACCCGATCGAGGACGGCATCCCGAACCTTCTCCCGCCGGACATGCGGGAGGACGCATCGGCCTGA
- a CDS encoding adenylosuccinate synthase, translating into MTVTIVGAQLGDEGKGGIVDLYGDAADVVARYQGGDNAGHTVVEDGDEYKLSLVPSGAVRGKTGVLGNGVVVNPRTLFDEIDALNERGLDPDVRIARRAHVIMPYHRVLDGIEEEAKSDSDLEAGTTGRGIGPTYEDKVGRRGIRVGDLLDPAVLRDRLEYVVPQKRAIYEDVYGKSAGEEFDVEALFEEFRAFGERIRAEDMAVNAGEFLAQQEHAGANVMLEGAQGTSLDIDHGIYPYVTSSNPTAGYAATGTGLGVTEVGRGEVIGIIKAYLSRVGTGPLPTELDGDLAEYIRDEGGEYGTVTGRPRRVGWLDMPMLRHAARASGFTAIAINHLDVLAGLDELRVGHAYELDGETIETMPATTERWGDCEPIYRTFDGWPEVDWRDVANEGYDALPEAAREYVEYVETELGVPAYAISVGPDRADSIVRTDPFA; encoded by the coding sequence ATGACCGTCACCATCGTGGGTGCGCAGCTGGGCGACGAGGGCAAGGGTGGCATCGTTGACCTCTACGGCGACGCCGCCGACGTCGTCGCCCGATATCAGGGAGGCGACAATGCCGGACACACGGTCGTCGAGGACGGTGACGAGTACAAGCTCTCGCTCGTTCCGAGCGGCGCCGTCCGCGGGAAGACCGGTGTGCTGGGGAATGGGGTCGTCGTCAACCCCCGAACGCTCTTCGACGAGATCGATGCGCTGAACGAGCGCGGCCTGGATCCGGACGTGCGGATTGCCCGTCGGGCACACGTCATCATGCCGTACCACCGCGTACTCGACGGCATCGAGGAGGAGGCGAAAAGCGACTCCGACCTCGAGGCGGGGACGACGGGGCGGGGCATCGGTCCCACCTACGAGGACAAGGTCGGTCGGCGCGGCATCCGCGTTGGCGACCTTCTGGATCCGGCGGTCCTTCGGGATCGCCTTGAGTACGTCGTCCCGCAGAAGCGAGCGATCTACGAAGACGTCTACGGCAAGTCTGCGGGCGAGGAATTCGACGTCGAGGCGCTGTTCGAGGAGTTCCGGGCGTTCGGCGAGCGCATCCGTGCGGAGGACATGGCCGTCAACGCGGGTGAATTTCTCGCACAACAGGAGCACGCCGGTGCCAATGTGATGCTCGAGGGGGCACAGGGTACCTCACTCGACATCGATCACGGCATCTATCCCTACGTGACGTCCTCGAATCCCACCGCTGGCTACGCGGCCACCGGTACGGGACTGGGCGTGACCGAGGTGGGCCGGGGCGAAGTCATCGGCATCATCAAGGCGTATCTCTCTCGAGTCGGGACCGGCCCGCTTCCGACGGAACTCGACGGCGATCTCGCCGAGTACATCCGAGACGAGGGTGGCGAGTACGGCACCGTCACCGGTCGGCCACGTCGCGTCGGGTGGCTCGACATGCCGATGCTCCGTCACGCGGCCCGTGCGAGCGGGTTCACCGCTATCGCGATCAACCACCTCGACGTACTTGCGGGTCTGGACGAGCTACGCGTCGGCCACGCCTACGAACTCGACGGGGAAACCATCGAGACGATGCCGGCGACGACGGAACGTTGGGGCGACTGCGAGCCGATCTATCGGACCTTCGACGGCTGGCCGGAGGTCGACTGGCGGGACGTCGCGAACGAGGGCTACGACGCACTGCCCGAGGCCGCACGGGAATACGTCGAGTACGTGGAAACCGAACTCGGCGTTCCCGCGTACGCGATCAGCGTCGGTCCGGACCGGGCAGACTCCATCGTCCGGACCGATCCGTTCGCCTAA
- a CDS encoding DUF7527 domain-containing protein: MQSRTVEQVESWDARPFSGGVRELHELADDNFSGTVVADDTWVFFLNGRVVGVFQGEIDDLRDATGTVYSAPDPSLPLLFSMQERGGETKAKYFTNDTPIAEVDQTLRDANFVGYLELSENVLSGDYYVSYYGGKSMSTAFIGQSERLVTGEEAFEKANDEVGVFEVRTVSLDITELPDRPEEPSSPDDASADSVASADTMASTDTGVSTDIDTPTDTGAQTDTGAKTDTGAQTDTGAQTDTGASTASEPTASGDESADADASTPAQENRTAQSTQAPTTVEEAEGEVDSSDGQAESRPSPQESVEAGSVSDENEDIAPSDSVNEPAQPEAETDRQGTTPPDSSTENETEREATTATDSPTEDDRSPADGPLSDHERAVREWAAKDRSERDDGTDENLFREEAEWRETNSIPALDPDESAGQESGGTTTTGGGSTSQRDRSRANDRAQPSPSNTSAIGGSGSKQLTKLKSAVEERDSRIEALESELDAVESAREDLEATVGDLREERSTLEERIETLESKLETAGPESSAGGQSTETDITPADALTGTNLFVRYYSKGEATLDALGNSSVDPEAVNDNLRLDHHTEFDEEGVTVNGRSVEEFLAESSPYRFVDWLGRELPYELIDSGATSGLQDVYDAISAFDRIEFDGTVDVEAESGETVSHSFDVVVRDRMGEPLVVAAINDSRDPVVRESMDDLVEGATVLGEEIESLAGAFYVTASYFEPGALERAQDAASGGGFFGRTDRESYVKVSRKRGFHLCLVEDRGDAFHVTVPEL, encoded by the coding sequence ATGCAATCACGCACGGTCGAGCAGGTCGAGTCCTGGGACGCTCGACCGTTCTCCGGCGGTGTCCGGGAACTGCACGAGCTCGCGGACGATAACTTCTCGGGAACGGTCGTCGCGGATGACACCTGGGTGTTCTTCCTGAACGGCCGGGTCGTCGGCGTCTTCCAGGGCGAAATCGATGATCTCCGGGACGCGACCGGCACCGTCTACTCGGCGCCGGACCCCTCGCTTCCGCTGTTGTTTTCGATGCAGGAGCGAGGCGGAGAGACAAAGGCGAAATACTTCACCAACGACACGCCGATCGCGGAGGTGGACCAGACGCTTCGCGACGCGAACTTCGTCGGCTATCTCGAACTCTCGGAGAACGTTCTCAGCGGGGACTATTACGTCTCCTATTACGGCGGCAAGTCGATGAGTACGGCGTTCATCGGCCAGAGCGAACGGCTGGTGACGGGCGAAGAGGCCTTCGAGAAGGCAAACGACGAGGTCGGCGTCTTCGAGGTCCGGACGGTTTCCCTGGACATCACGGAACTCCCGGACCGGCCCGAGGAACCATCGTCCCCGGACGACGCCTCGGCTGACTCTGTGGCATCGGCTGACACTATGGCATCGACTGACACCGGCGTCTCTACTGACATCGATACCCCTACTGACACCGGCGCACAGACTGATACTGGCGCAAAGACTGACACCGGCGCCCAGACTGACACCGGCGCCCAGACTGACACCGGCGCATCGACCGCGTCGGAACCGACGGCGTCAGGCGACGAATCCGCCGACGCTGACGCCAGCACACCTGCCCAGGAGAATCGGACGGCACAATCGACGCAGGCACCAACAACCGTCGAGGAGGCAGAGGGCGAGGTGGACAGTTCCGACGGGCAGGCGGAATCGCGCCCATCGCCCCAGGAATCGGTCGAGGCCGGGTCGGTTTCCGACGAGAACGAGGACATTGCCCCCTCGGATTCGGTGAACGAACCCGCCCAGCCGGAGGCCGAAACCGATCGGCAGGGGACGACACCACCCGATTCCTCGACCGAGAACGAGACCGAGCGGGAAGCGACGACAGCCACCGATTCTCCAACCGAGGACGATCGGTCACCGGCGGACGGCCCCCTATCGGATCACGAACGCGCCGTTCGGGAGTGGGCCGCGAAAGATCGCTCGGAGCGCGATGACGGGACCGATGAAAACCTCTTTAGAGAGGAGGCAGAATGGCGCGAGACGAACTCGATACCCGCACTCGACCCCGACGAGAGTGCCGGCCAGGAATCCGGGGGGACAACCACCACCGGGGGCGGTTCGACGAGCCAGCGAGATCGATCGCGGGCGAATGACCGAGCCCAACCCTCGCCGTCGAATACGAGTGCGATAGGGGGATCCGGGTCGAAACAGCTCACGAAGCTCAAATCGGCCGTCGAAGAACGCGACAGTCGAATCGAAGCACTCGAGTCAGAACTTGACGCCGTGGAATCGGCGCGCGAGGACCTCGAGGCGACAGTCGGGGACCTGCGCGAGGAACGCTCCACCCTCGAGGAGCGTATCGAGACACTCGAATCGAAACTCGAAACAGCGGGACCAGAATCGTCAGCGGGCGGCCAGTCGACCGAGACCGACATCACACCCGCAGACGCGTTGACCGGTACGAACCTCTTCGTGAGATACTATTCGAAGGGCGAAGCGACGCTCGATGCCCTCGGAAATTCGTCGGTCGATCCCGAGGCGGTCAACGACAACCTCCGACTCGACCATCACACGGAGTTCGACGAGGAGGGAGTCACTGTGAACGGACGCTCCGTCGAGGAGTTCCTCGCGGAGTCGAGCCCCTATCGGTTCGTCGACTGGCTGGGCAGGGAGTTGCCATACGAACTGATCGATTCCGGGGCCACGTCGGGTCTTCAGGACGTCTACGACGCCATTTCGGCCTTCGACCGGATCGAGTTCGACGGGACGGTCGACGTGGAGGCCGAATCGGGGGAGACTGTCTCGCACTCCTTCGACGTGGTCGTCCGCGACCGGATGGGCGAGCCGCTGGTCGTCGCAGCCATCAACGATTCACGGGACCCGGTCGTGCGGGAGTCGATGGACGACCTCGTGGAGGGGGCGACCGTCCTCGGGGAGGAGATCGAATCACTCGCCGGGGCGTTCTACGTGACCGCGAGTTACTTCGAACCTGGCGCGCTAGAACGTGCCCAGGACGCGGCCAGTGGCGGCGGCTTCTTCGGTCGCACCGACAGGGAGAGCTACGTGAAAGTCTCTCGGAAACGGGGATTCCACCTCTGTCTCGTCGAGGATCGCGGAGACGCGTTTCACGTGACCGTTCCAGAACTGTAA
- a CDS encoding UPF0058 family protein, with protein MHKDELLELHEEMVNIKDQFLEFDHISESAFSPYEELDVDPSHVHKSKSEHKHAVFVLGNAIAAAMSEDEFSSAGRISKRMAELADDASQKL; from the coding sequence ATGCACAAGGACGAGCTCCTCGAGTTGCACGAGGAGATGGTCAACATCAAAGACCAGTTCCTCGAGTTCGACCACATTTCGGAGTCGGCCTTCTCGCCGTACGAAGAGCTGGACGTGGATCCCTCGCACGTCCATAAATCGAAAAGTGAGCACAAACACGCCGTATTCGTGCTCGGCAACGCCATCGCCGCCGCCATGAGCGAAGACGAATTCTCGAGTGCCGGGCGCATTAGCAAGCGGATGGCGGAACTCGCGGACGACGCGTCGCAGAAATTGTAA
- a CDS encoding DUF7120 family protein: protein MPTVEVNIPDHIEMQIAQFVEQGEFVSQEEAIEQLLSAGIRAYKTSGPVDEGDSLEDEGMMGHDDEYVF from the coding sequence ATGCCCACGGTGGAAGTCAACATCCCCGACCACATCGAGATGCAGATCGCCCAGTTCGTTGAACAAGGAGAGTTCGTTAGCCAGGAGGAGGCCATCGAACAGTTGCTCTCCGCCGGGATCCGCGCGTACAAAACGAGCGGTCCCGTCGACGAGGGCGACTCCCTCGAAGACGAGGGTATGATGGGCCACGACGACGAGTACGTCTTCTGA
- a CDS encoding isochorismate synthase → MASRDGQDRVQTAGRLVSRSVSIPPTALRDVLRLDRPIHAAVTAPDGPTVVASGSAATATAEGADRFAGIRDTATTVYETVDDDSVPDGARPRFVGGFAFHDRHERAHPWDDFPGAWFALPSVQIVLGEDGGWITATGNRDERSPSEIVATAESVRDGLVSGGPAEETPGVSSVVRETTLEEWTEQLEGALSRIDAGDIEKVALAQTLRANLEAQFPLASVIERLGETYPDCFLFALRPGAGYTEPTHSGEQAPPVPTFFGASPERLVTKAGDTVRTGALASTVGRGDTETEDDRLADRLRTDEKFQREHRVVVESIREQLTPVARNVQTGSRTVRRLDSVQHLYTPIEATATADHVLAVVTALHPTPAVGGLPPDVALETIRNTETFDRGWYAAPVGWFDEEGDGTFAVGIRSAVGEDREATLFAGNGIVADSDPVAEWEEVQLKYEPILDALR, encoded by the coding sequence ATGGCTTCGCGCGACGGGCAGGATAGAGTGCAGACGGCGGGCCGACTCGTCAGTCGGTCAGTGTCCATTCCCCCGACGGCACTCCGCGACGTCCTTCGACTGGACCGGCCGATTCACGCCGCCGTTACCGCGCCGGACGGGCCCACGGTCGTCGCCAGCGGTTCGGCGGCGACGGCGACGGCCGAAGGGGCAGATCGATTCGCGGGCATTCGCGACACCGCAACGACGGTCTACGAAACGGTCGACGACGACAGCGTTCCGGACGGCGCTCGACCCCGGTTCGTCGGCGGTTTCGCGTTCCACGACCGGCACGAACGGGCCCACCCCTGGGACGATTTTCCCGGGGCGTGGTTCGCGCTTCCGTCCGTGCAGATCGTCCTGGGCGAGGACGGCGGCTGGATTACGGCCACCGGAAACCGGGACGAGCGATCCCCCTCCGAGATAGTGGCGACTGCCGAATCTGTGCGGGACGGACTCGTGTCCGGCGGACCGGCCGAGGAGACGCCCGGCGTCTCGTCGGTCGTGCGAGAGACGACTCTCGAAGAGTGGACCGAACAGCTCGAGGGTGCCCTGTCACGCATCGACGCGGGCGACATCGAAAAGGTGGCGCTCGCACAGACCCTCCGTGCGAATCTCGAGGCCCAGTTCCCGCTCGCGAGCGTGATCGAACGACTCGGCGAGACGTATCCCGATTGTTTTCTCTTTGCCCTCCGACCGGGGGCGGGATACACCGAACCCACCCACAGTGGCGAGCAAGCGCCCCCAGTGCCGACGTTCTTCGGGGCATCGCCGGAACGGCTCGTGACCAAGGCCGGCGACACCGTTCGCACCGGCGCGCTCGCGAGCACCGTGGGCCGTGGCGATACCGAGACCGAGGACGACCGCCTGGCGGATCGGCTGCGGACCGATGAGAAGTTCCAGCGGGAACATCGCGTGGTCGTGGAGAGCATCCGAGAGCAGTTGACACCGGTCGCCAGGAACGTCCAGACCGGGAGCCGCACCGTGCGACGGCTGGATTCCGTCCAGCACCTCTACACGCCCATCGAGGCGACCGCGACCGCGGACCACGTTCTGGCGGTGGTGACGGCCCTCCACCCGACGCCGGCCGTCGGCGGACTGCCGCCGGACGTCGCACTCGAGACGATCAGGAATACGGAGACGTTCGATCGCGGCTGGTACGCCGCCCCAGTCGGGTGGTTCGACGAGGAGGGTGACGGAACGTTCGCGGTCGGGATCCGGTCGGCGGTCGGCGAGGACCGGGAGGCGACGCTGTTCGCCGGGAACGGCATCGTCGCCGACTCGGACCCGGTCGCCGAGTGGGAAGAGGTACAGCTCAAGTACGAGCCGATCCTGGACGCACTCAGATGA
- the menD gene encoding 2-succinyl-5-enolpyruvyl-6-hydroxy-3-cyclohexene-1-carboxylic-acid synthase has protein sequence MTAPNRNTLWARAILDEIVKAGVDAAVVAPGSRSTPLTVAAAREDRLAVYSHLDERSAAYFALGRARRTGSPTALVCTSGTAAANFHPAVVEASRARVPMILLTADRPPELRDSGANQTIDQVGLYGSAVREDADLPEPEPDARKLRSLRTTVSRAVATARGTPPGPVHLNVPFKKPLEPVEVPGDVPDSFADEHPLAARGRDGPFVRHSVGTPTLGDAAMAAIREDIEGAERGLIVAGPDDAFGVGTSATAALAEATGFPVFADPLSGVRFGPHRDRATIVGAYDGFLDTRVYQQWADPDVVLRFGASPTSKALRTYLAAVGARQYLVDPAGEWREATFTASDLVAADPTRFARTLGETVSRSANAEWHATLEEAADRHWSAVEAGIDGDLEGAYLHRVVAGAPDPATIVVANSMPVRDLDRFGRPRDAALTVLGNRGASGIDGTTSTALGAGSATDDPLVLVTGDLTYFHDMNGLLALGRFGVDATIVLIDNDGGGIFHTLPIEDFEPPFTDQFKTPHGLDLSASEALYDLSFVAVEDLSTFDARYRESLSAAGTQVIAVETDAERSHRRRESIQRDVVDALV, from the coding sequence ATGACGGCTCCCAATCGGAACACACTCTGGGCACGCGCTATCCTCGACGAGATCGTGAAGGCGGGTGTCGACGCCGCCGTCGTCGCCCCGGGGAGTCGATCGACGCCGCTCACCGTCGCGGCCGCACGCGAGGATCGCCTCGCCGTGTACTCGCACCTCGACGAACGATCGGCGGCGTACTTCGCCCTCGGCCGCGCCAGGCGCACCGGATCGCCGACGGCGCTCGTCTGCACCTCCGGGACCGCCGCTGCGAACTTCCACCCGGCGGTCGTCGAAGCTTCACGCGCACGGGTGCCGATGATCCTTTTGACCGCCGACCGACCACCGGAACTCCGGGACAGCGGCGCAAACCAGACGATCGACCAGGTGGGACTCTACGGCAGCGCGGTCCGTGAGGACGCGGATCTCCCGGAACCCGAGCCCGACGCCCGAAAACTCCGCTCGCTCCGGACGACCGTGAGCCGTGCAGTCGCGACCGCGAGAGGTACGCCACCCGGACCGGTCCACCTGAACGTTCCCTTCAAGAAACCGCTCGAACCCGTCGAGGTACCGGGCGACGTCCCCGATTCGTTCGCCGACGAACACCCCCTTGCAGCGCGGGGGCGAGACGGCCCCTTCGTCCGACACAGCGTTGGAACGCCGACGCTCGGCGACGCGGCGATGGCCGCGATCCGCGAGGATATCGAGGGCGCCGAGCGAGGTCTCATCGTAGCGGGTCCCGACGACGCGTTCGGCGTCGGGACGTCCGCCACTGCGGCCCTGGCCGAGGCGACGGGATTTCCCGTCTTCGCCGACCCGCTGTCCGGCGTTCGGTTCGGTCCCCATCGTGATCGCGCGACCATCGTCGGTGCGTACGATGGGTTCCTCGATACACGCGTCTACCAGCAGTGGGCCGATCCGGACGTAGTCCTGCGATTCGGTGCCTCACCAACCTCGAAGGCTCTCAGGACCTACCTCGCAGCCGTGGGCGCCCGACAGTACCTCGTCGACCCGGCTGGCGAGTGGCGCGAGGCGACGTTCACCGCGTCCGATCTGGTCGCGGCCGATCCGACCCGGTTCGCCAGGACCCTGGGCGAGACCGTCTCGCGATCGGCAAACGCGGAGTGGCACGCCACCCTCGAGGAGGCGGCGGACCGGCACTGGTCGGCGGTCGAAGCAGGGATCGACGGCGACCTGGAGGGAGCATACCTCCACCGGGTCGTGGCGGGTGCGCCCGATCCGGCCACGATCGTCGTCGCCAACAGCATGCCGGTCCGCGACCTGGACCGCTTCGGCCGCCCCCGAGATGCGGCCCTGACCGTCCTCGGTAACCGCGGTGCGAGCGGCATCGACGGGACGACCAGTACGGCACTGGGGGCGGGAAGCGCGACCGACGATCCGCTCGTGTTAGTGACTGGCGACCTGACCTACTTCCACGACATGAACGGACTCCTCGCACTGGGTCGGTTCGGCGTCGACGCGACGATCGTCCTGATCGACAACGACGGCGGCGGCATCTTTCATACGCTCCCCATCGAGGACTTCGAGCCCCCGTTCACCGACCAGTTCAAAACGCCCCACGGCCTGGACCTATCGGCGAGCGAAGCCCTGTACGATCTCTCGTTCGTGGCGGTCGAAGACCTCTCGACCTTCGACGCGCGGTACCGGGAGTCGCTGTCGGCCGCCGGGACGCAGGTCATCGCCGTCGAGACCGACGCCGAACGCAGTCATCGGCGCCGCGAGTCCATCCAGCGCGACGTCGTCGACGCCCTCGTCTGA
- a CDS encoding 1,4-dihydroxy-2-naphthoyl-CoA synthase, producing MVSELFDPERWDAVDEVDFRDITYHRATDVGAVRIAFDRPAVRNAFRPGTVDELHTALEHAKRQTDVGAVILTGNGPSPKDGGWSFCSGGDQTVRGDSGYEYGEGEDGSKTGRLHILEVQRLIRHIPKPVIAAVPGWAVGGGHSLHVVTDLTIASADHAKFLQTDPDVASFDAGFGSAYLAKQIGQKKAREVFFLGKTYDAAEAAEMGMVNEVVAHEDLEDVALEWAEEITHKSPTAIRMLKYAFNLTDDGMVGQQVFAGEATRLAYMTDEAKEGREAFVENRDPEFEEFPWHY from the coding sequence ATGGTTTCTGAACTCTTCGACCCCGAACGCTGGGATGCGGTCGACGAGGTCGATTTCCGCGATATCACCTACCACCGGGCGACCGACGTCGGTGCGGTCCGGATCGCCTTCGACAGGCCGGCCGTCCGCAATGCCTTCCGACCCGGAACGGTCGACGAACTCCACACGGCCCTCGAACACGCGAAACGCCAGACGGACGTCGGAGCGGTCATCCTCACCGGCAACGGCCCGTCGCCGAAGGACGGGGGCTGGTCGTTTTGCTCCGGCGGCGACCAGACCGTGCGGGGCGACTCAGGCTACGAATACGGGGAGGGCGAGGACGGCTCGAAGACCGGACGCCTCCACATTCTGGAGGTCCAGCGACTCATTCGACACATCCCGAAGCCGGTCATCGCCGCCGTCCCGGGATGGGCGGTGGGCGGCGGTCACAGCCTCCACGTCGTGACCGACCTCACCATCGCGAGCGCGGACCACGCGAAATTCCTCCAGACCGATCCCGACGTGGCGAGTTTCGACGCGGGGTTCGGCTCGGCCTACCTCGCCAAGCAGATCGGCCAGAAGAAGGCCCGGGAGGTGTTTTTCCTCGGGAAGACCTACGACGCGGCGGAGGCGGCCGAGATGGGGATGGTCAACGAGGTGGTCGCCCACGAGGACCTGGAGGACGTGGCCCTCGAGTGGGCCGAAGAGATCACCCACAAGAGCCCGACGGCCATCCGCATGCTGAAGTACGCCTTCAACCTCACCGACGACGGTATGGTGGGTCAGCAGGTGTTCGCGGGCGAGGCGACGCGGCTCGCGTACATGACCGACGAGGCGAAGGAGGGCCGCGAGGCCTTCGTCGAGAACCGCGATCCGGAGTTCGAGGAGTTCCCCTGGCACTACTGA